From the Mesotoga prima MesG1.Ag.4.2 genome, the window CGAGGAGGGAAAAAGAAAGCCCTTCAAATGCGCCTATCAATGCATAAAGACATGCAATTACAGAGAAGCGCCTTATTGCATTGCGGAGGCACTCATGAATGCGTGCAAGGGAGATCTCGAAAACGGGTTTGCCTTTTGCGGAAGCGAGGTACACAGAATAAGCGGTATCACTACCGTGAAAAAGGTAATAGATAGACTCTTTGGAGAAAAGTGCTGAAGTAATCTTTTTCATTGCGCTTTTCAATACTAGCTCTTTGAACATATAAGACCTGCGGGAGGTTGAAGATGGAAAGTCTGGAGAAGATAAGGAACGCGATAATCGAGACAATGCCGGCAGAGGCAAAGGTAGCCACTGAAGAGGCTCTGGCTGAAGGCCTCAGCGCGAAGGAAATCCTGGATGGTGCACTTATCCCGGGCATGGACGAAGTCGGGAAGCTCTTCAGGGAGGGCGAGTATTTCGTTCCCGAGGTCCTTGTTGCCGCCAAAGCGATGAACCAGTGTATGGACCTTATCGAGCCGCTTCTTGTAAGCGGGGGAGTCAAGAAGATCGGGAAGGTAGTCGCCGGTACCATAGAAGGAGATCTCCATGATATTGGAAAGAACCTCGTCTGTATGATGCTCAAGGGAGCGGGCTTCGAGATAATAGATCTAGGAGTCGATGTGAAGCCCGAAGAGTTCGTTGAGGCAGCAAAGGGTGCGAAGCCCGATATTCTTGTGATTTCAGCCCTGTTGACAACTACCATGCTGAATATGCCCAGAGTGATTGAAGAACTTAAGAAGGCAGGAATTCGTGACAATGTGAAGGTCTTGATAGGCGGGGCACCTGTCAGCCAGACCTATG encodes:
- a CDS encoding corrinoid protein, with the protein product MESLEKIRNAIIETMPAEAKVATEEALAEGLSAKEILDGALIPGMDEVGKLFREGEYFVPEVLVAAKAMNQCMDLIEPLLVSGGVKKIGKVVAGTIEGDLHDIGKNLVCMMLKGAGFEIIDLGVDVKPEEFVEAAKGAKPDILVISALLTTTMLNMPRVIEELKKAGIRDNVKVLIGGAPVSQTYAEEIGADGYSPDSSAAVELARRLVS